Proteins encoded within one genomic window of Halobacteroides halobius DSM 5150:
- the obgE gene encoding GTPase ObgE, whose amino-acid sequence MFVDEAVIKAKGGNGGSGTTSFRREKYEAAGGPDGGDGGKGGDVILGVDEGLNTLIDFRERNLFEADHGENGKSKNQHGKDAEDLIVAVPPGTTIIDAKTEEVIADLIEDGQQLVVAKGGRGGRGNTRFKSSTRQAPKFSEDGEPGEKKEIKLELKLLADVGLVGYPSVGKSTLISRISAAKPKTAAYHFTTLEPNLGVVETKGFDSFVVADVPGLIEGAHKGVGLGDQFLKHIERTKVLVHVIDASGREGRAPIDDFKRINQELKEYSNKLMDKPQVVATNKIDLPQAQEKLPQVKSKLEEEGYEVFPISAATGEGIEKLIDRVYNLVQEAPEPELEEEREEVVIRGPQPDEDGLDFNITKENGIFKVTGNRIEREVAMADLTTDEGLQQLLKKFKKLGVEEALQKEGIQEGETVDLAGLQFEYYKG is encoded by the coding sequence GTGTTTGTAGATGAGGCAGTTATTAAAGCTAAAGGTGGAAATGGTGGTTCAGGAACGACTAGTTTTCGTCGAGAAAAGTATGAAGCCGCTGGTGGTCCAGATGGTGGTGATGGTGGAAAAGGCGGAGATGTTATTTTAGGAGTTGATGAAGGATTAAATACTTTGATTGATTTTAGAGAGAGAAATCTATTTGAGGCTGACCATGGAGAAAATGGTAAGAGTAAGAATCAACATGGAAAAGATGCTGAGGATCTTATAGTTGCTGTTCCTCCTGGTACAACAATAATAGATGCAAAGACTGAAGAAGTAATAGCAGATTTAATAGAAGATGGTCAACAATTAGTAGTTGCTAAAGGTGGCCGTGGAGGACGAGGAAATACTAGGTTTAAAAGTTCTACAAGACAGGCTCCTAAGTTCTCTGAGGATGGAGAACCAGGTGAAAAAAAAGAAATAAAATTAGAATTAAAGTTATTAGCTGATGTAGGATTAGTTGGTTATCCAAGTGTAGGTAAATCAACCTTAATCTCTCGTATTTCGGCTGCTAAACCTAAGACAGCTGCTTATCATTTTACAACATTAGAACCTAATTTAGGTGTTGTTGAGACTAAAGGTTTTGATTCATTTGTAGTAGCGGATGTTCCTGGTTTAATTGAAGGAGCTCATAAAGGGGTAGGATTAGGTGACCAGTTTTTAAAGCATATAGAAAGGACTAAAGTATTAGTTCATGTCATAGATGCTTCAGGTCGAGAGGGACGTGCCCCTATAGATGATTTTAAGAGAATAAATCAAGAGTTAAAAGAATATAGTAATAAGTTAATGGATAAACCACAGGTGGTTGCTACTAATAAAATAGACCTTCCTCAGGCTCAAGAAAAGTTACCACAAGTTAAGTCTAAGTTAGAGGAAGAAGGTTATGAAGTATTTCCTATTTCTGCTGCAACTGGAGAGGGCATAGAAAAGTTAATTGATCGAGTTTATAATTTAGTTCAAGAGGCTCCAGAACCTGAATTAGAAGAAGAGCGAGAAGAGGTAGTAATTCGTGGTCCACAACCAGATGAAGATGGACTAGACTTTAATATTACAAAGGAAAATGGTATTTTTAAAGTAACAGGTAATAGAATTGAAAGAGAAGTTGCTATGGCTGATTTAACTACAGATGAAGGTTTACAACAATTACTTAAGAAATTTAAGAAGTTAGGGGTTGAAGAAGCCCTGCAAAAAGAAGGTATTCAAGAAGGAGAAACAGTTGATTTAGCTGGATTACAATTTGAATATTATAAAGGCTAG
- the rpmA gene encoding 50S ribosomal protein L27 — MNLQLFAKKKAVGSSNNGRDSISKRLGLKRHDGQKVKSGSILVRQRGTQFHPGLNVGRGGDDTLFAKEEGYVSFERKGRNKKMVNVYTEEELKMMA; from the coding sequence ATGAATCTACAACTTTTTGCGAAGAAGAAGGCAGTAGGTAGTTCAAACAACGGTCGAGATAGTATTTCCAAACGTTTAGGACTTAAAAGACATGATGGTCAAAAAGTAAAATCTGGTAGTATTCTTGTTCGTCAAAGAGGTACTCAATTCCACCCTGGTTTAAATGTTGGACGAGGTGGAGATGACACTCTATTTGCTAAGGAAGAAGGGTATGTATCCTTTGAACGAAAAGGTAGAAATAAAAAAATGGTTAATGTTTATACTGAAGAAGAGCTAAAAATGATGGCGTAA
- a CDS encoding ribosomal-processing cysteine protease Prp, with the protein MITVKIERNKDNNIIAFWAQGHAEYAPYGEDIICAAISAILQTAVFGLQEYLELKPDVSTDDGWLNCRLQSKLACDQEVKAILETMLVGLKETAKAYSDYIKIEEV; encoded by the coding sequence ATGATTACTGTTAAAATTGAACGAAATAAAGATAATAATATAATTGCTTTCTGGGCGCAAGGACATGCTGAGTATGCTCCTTATGGAGAAGATATTATATGTGCAGCTATTTCAGCTATTTTACAGACAGCTGTGTTTGGTTTACAAGAATATCTTGAATTAAAGCCAGATGTAAGCACTGATGATGGTTGGTTAAATTGTCGGTTGCAATCTAAATTAGCTTGTGACCAAGAAGTAAAAGCAATCTTAGAGACAATGTTAGTAGGTTTAAAAGAGACGGCAAAAGCCTATTCAGATTATATAAAAATAGAGGAGGTGTAG
- the rplU gene encoding 50S ribosomal protein L21 → MYAIIQTGGKQYKVEEGQQLEVEKLDVEAGETVEFNTVKAVSGENSLQVGTPNVDGAKVTAEVVEQTKGDKIIIFKYKPKNNYRKKQGHRQPYTKVEIKSIEA, encoded by the coding sequence ATGTACGCAATTATTCAAACAGGTGGAAAACAATATAAAGTAGAAGAAGGACAGCAACTTGAAGTTGAAAAATTAGATGTTGAAGCAGGAGAAACTGTTGAATTTAATACAGTTAAAGCTGTATCTGGAGAAAATAGTTTACAAGTTGGAACGCCTAATGTAGATGGTGCTAAGGTAACTGCTGAGGTTGTTGAGCAGACAAAAGGTGATAAGATAATTATCTTTAAGTACAAGCCAAAGAATAATTATCGGAAGAAGCAAGGTCATCGTCAACCTTACACTAAAGTTGAGATTAAGAGTATTGAAGCTTAA